Proteins from a genomic interval of Scylla paramamosain isolate STU-SP2022 chromosome 26, ASM3559412v1, whole genome shotgun sequence:
- the LOC135113865 gene encoding nascent polypeptide-associated complex subunit alpha, muscle-specific form-like, with the protein MKDDNVEDCPVCLTTFDDTLRRPRTLPCGHTVCSPCIDGLKQQEDWPLCQPSQGSRQHFISHLLSYTVVHSIKLITNTYFKPPLSTLLPNLFTTGQAFTTRPSVCTVPHTHTHTHTHTHTHCRAVFQVAEASRAALQAATAAAAATQAALEAAGTAAAASGDSSLPAAWPEASSIADRLKALLAPPLTAEDLHSLTQRARGLVEAGRLFAVHAVEGQTRHARIILEDGGLYLHSLQTQALPNLTATLQVGQGVAPRPGATTAWLERRGLPVTTLTHPFSPLPSLTLSTTPCPSASHCPSLPPSLQAHTPCPAPPPGTVPPSLPPSLQAHTPCPAPLPGTVPPSLPPSLPAGPHCPPCPSARHCPSLPPSLPALPLCQALSLPPCLQAHTARPDPPPGTVPPSLPPCSPIPSPHSLPFPSARHRPPPSLPPCRPTPSPHSPACPSARHCPSLPPSLPPSLQAQTLPTLPALLLHQTVSFPPSLPAGPHPPHTPRPAPPPATVPPSLPPCRPTPSPHPRPAPSPATVPSSLPPSLLPGGPHPPHTPCPAPPPGSVPPSSLAVGAVTGAPSLPLTGAPGGVAGGSCHPPHSACTHHEGIIISNTTNNESNERHHRKKDGGGGAGRPPLRGVPGPGVARQRGAAGGGESTPGHPQGPAVHAAVLGPAGRLLRQHQAV; encoded by the exons ATGAAG GACGACAACGTGGAGGACTGTCCAGTGTGCCTCACCACCTTTGACGACACCCTCAGGCGGCCACGCACTCTGCCCTGTGGCCATACAGTGTGCTCGCCGTGCATTGACGGACTGAAGCAGCAGG AAGACTGGCCTCTCTGCCAGCCGAGCCAGGGAAGCAGGCAACACTTCATCAGTCACTTGTTGAGTTACACAGTGGTACACAGTATTAAACTAATTACAAACACTTACTTCAAACCACCATTATCAACACTCCTGCCTAACTTATTTACCACAGGCCAGGCCTTCACCACACGTCCCTCCGTTTGCacggtgccacacacacacacacacacacacacacacacacacacacactgccgtgCTGTGTTTCAGGTGGCAGAGGCATCGCGCGCAGCCCTGCAGgccgccaccgctgccgccgctgccacaCAGGCAGCCCTGGAGGCAGCGGGCACTGCTGCTGCAGCCTCGGGGGACTCCAGCCTCCCAGCAGCCTGGCCCGAGGCCTCCTCCATCGCGGATAGGCTGAAGGCTCTGCTGGCGCCGCCCCTGACG gCCGAGGACCTGCACAGCCTAACGCAGCGTGCCAGGGGCCTGGTGGAGGCTGGCCGTCTCTTCGCCGTCCACGCCGTGGAGGGACAGACTCGGCACGCAAGGATCATCCTTGAAGACGGCGGCCTTTACCTCCACTCCCTGCAGACCCAGGCCCTGCCGAACCTCACCGCCACCCTGCAGGTGGGTCAGGGCGTCGCGCCCCGCCCTGGTGCCACCACCGCGTGGCTGGAGCGAAGGGGACTGCCCGTCACAACACTCACGCACCCGTTCtcacccttaccctccctcaccttgtcCACCACACCCTGCCCCTCCGCCagccactgtccctccctccctccctccctgcaggcccacactccctgccctgcccctccgccaggcactgtccctccctccctccctccctccctgcaggcccacactccctgccctgcccctctgccaggcactgtccctccctccctcccgccctccctgccTGCAGGCCCACACTGCCCGCCCTGTCCCTCCGCCaggcactgtccctccctccctccctccctccctgcactgCCCCTCTGCCaggcactgtccctccctccctgcctgcagGCCCACACTGCCCGCCCTGACCCTCCGCCaggcactgtccctccctccctccctccctgcagtcCCATACCCTCCCCACACTCCCTGCCTTTCCCCTCCGCCAGGCACCGtccccccccatccctccctccctgcaggcccACACCCTCTCCACACTCCCCAGCCTGCCCCTCCGCCaggcactgtccctccctccctccctccctccctccctccctgcaggcccAAACCCTCCCCACACTTCCCGCCCTGCTCCTCCACCAGAcagtgtccttccctccctccctccctgcaggccctcaccctccccacactccccgccctgcccctccgccagccactgtccctccctctctcccaccctgcAGGCCCACACCCTCCCCACATCCCCGCCCTGCCCCTTCGCCAGCcactgtcccttcctccctccctccctccctcctccctggaggcccacaccctccccacactccctgccctgcccctccgccaggtagtgtccctccctcctccctggcgGTGGGGGCTGTCACAGGAGCAccgtccctccccctcactggtGCCCCTGGCGGTGTGGCAGGCGGGTCTTGTCATCCTCCTCACAGTGCCTGTACTCATCACGAGGGAATCATCATCTCAAACACCACCAATAATGAGAGTAATGAGCGTCATCACAGAAAAAAAG ATGGGGGAGGTGGTGCCGGCCGCCCCCCCCTGCGTGGTGTTCCTGGACCTGGCGTGGCCCGGCAGCGTGGCGCggcgggtggtggtgagtcTACCCCAGGACACCCCCAGGGGCCGGCAGTTCATGCTGCTGTGCTCGGGCCAGCGGGGCGCCTGCTACGCCAACACCAGGCTGTTTGA